Proteins encoded in a region of the Scyliorhinus canicula chromosome 2, sScyCan1.1, whole genome shotgun sequence genome:
- the LOC119979685 gene encoding uncharacterized protein C14orf132: MDLSFMAAQIPVMTGAFMDSPIDECNTEFSLFNSSTNVNEAPLAPNQPEEPARNSNDAIWLWIAIIATIGNIVVVGVVYAFTF, from the coding sequence ATCCCTGTGATGACAGGAGCCTTCATGGATTCACCCATTGATGAATGCAACACCGAGTTCTCTCTCTTCAATTCGTCCACCAATGTGAATGAGGCGCCCTTAGCTCCAAACCAGCCCGAGGAGCCAGCTCGGAACTCCAATGATGCCATCTGGTTGTGGATTGCGATAATAGCAACCATCGGGAACATTGTGGTGGTTGGTGTCGTGTATGCTTTCACATTTTAG